The following coding sequences lie in one Arachis ipaensis cultivar K30076 chromosome B03, Araip1.1, whole genome shotgun sequence genomic window:
- the LOC107629788 gene encoding importin subunit alpha-9 isoform X2 → MIIDEEQSILDSQTSLAVEKLKSSVAFQGKGAMQKRVVALQELRRLLSRSEFPPVESAIKAGVVPALVQCLSFGSPDEQLLEAAWCLTNIAAGNPEETKALLPALPLLIAHLGEKSSSPVAEQCAWALGNVAGEGEELRNVLLAQGALLPLARMMLPNKGSTVRTAAWALSNLIKGPEPKAATELIRVDGVLDAIVRHLKKADDELATEVAWVVVYLSALSNVATSLLVKSDVLQLLVHRLATSNNLQLLIPVLRSLGNLIAADSHTIYVILTPGQEITDNIIKALVKCMNSEHRVLKKEAAWVLSNIAAGDIEHKRLIYSSEAVPLLLRLLSAAPFDIRKEVAYVLGNLCVAPTKGNAKPDLIFEHLILLVEKGCLPGFIDLVRSADIEAARLGLQFIELVLRGMPNGKGPKLVEEEDGIEAMERFQFHENEQLRTMANTLVDKYFGEDYGLHDQ, encoded by the exons ATGATTATTGATGAAGAGCAATCTATTTTGGACTCTCAAACTTCCCTTGCCGTCGAAAAGCTGAAATCTTCTGTTGCTTTTCA GGGGAAGGGTGCAATGCAGAAAAGAGTGGTTGCCCTGCAAGAATTAAGGCGACTGCTGTCAAGGTCTGAATTTCCGCCTGTTGAGTCTGCTATTAAAGCCGGCGTGGTACCTGCACTTGTGCAGTGTCTTTCGTTTGGGTCTCCAGATGAACAG TTGCTGGAGGCGGCTTGGTGTCTTACAAATATTGCTGCAGGGAATCCTGAAGAAACAAAAGCTTTGTTGCCTGCCTTACCTTTGCTTATTGCTCATCTTGGGG AAAAGAGCTCATCACCTGTTGCCGAACAGTGTGCTTGGGCTCTTGGAAATGTAGCTGGTGAAGGCGAAGAGTTGAGGAATGTTCTGCTTGCTCAAGGGGCTTTACTACCTCTTGCAAGAATGATGCTACCAAACAAAGGTTCAACTGTTAGAACAGCTGCCTGGGCTTTGTCTAACCTCATCAAG GGTCCAGAACCGAAAGCTGCAACTGAACTCATTCGTGTTGATGGAGTATTGGATGCAATCGTTCGACACTTGAAGAAAGC GGATGATGAATTAGCAACTGAAGTAGCATGGGTAGTTGTGTATCTGTCGGCACTTTCGAATGTAGCTACGAGTCTGCTGGTGAAGAGTGACGTGCTTCAATTGCTAGTACACAGATTGGCAACATCAAATAACTTGCAATTACTGATTCCA GTTTTGCGAAGTTTAGGTAATCTCATTGCTGCTGATTCCCATACAATTTATGTTATTCTGACACCTGGACAAGAAATTACAG ATAATATCATAAAAGCCCTGGTAAAATGTATGAATAGCGAACACAGGGTCTTAAAGAAG GAAGCAGCCTGGGTGCTATCTAATATAGCCGCTGGTGACATTGAGCACAAGCGGTTGATATATTCAAGCGAGGCGGTGCCTTTGCTGCTGCGTCTTCTTTCTGCCGCTCCATTTGATATAAGAAAGGAGGTTGCTTATGTATTGGGGAACCTTTGTGTCGCGCCTACTAAAGGTAATGCGAAGCCGGATCTGATCTTTGAGCACCTGATTTTGTTGGTCGAAAAAGGATGCTTGCCAGGTTTTATTGATTTGGTTAGATCTGCTGATATTGAAGCTGCTAGGCTTGGACTCCAATTCATAGAGCTG GTCCTGAGAGGGATGCCAAATGGCAAGGGCCCAAAGcttgtagaagaagaagatgggatTGAAGCAATGGAAAGATTTCAGTTTCATGAAAATGAACAACTGAGAACTATGGCAAATACCCTTGTTGACAAGTACTTTGGAGAGGACTATGGCCTTCATGACCAGTAA
- the LOC107629788 gene encoding importin subunit alpha-9 isoform X1, translating into MADSTTRSPIKSSVGTVAGTRRRQQAVAIGKERRESLVRAKRLCRVPVGGSGDGDGDGQAPLDSDMIIDEEQSILDSQTSLAVEKLKSSVAFQGKGAMQKRVVALQELRRLLSRSEFPPVESAIKAGVVPALVQCLSFGSPDEQLLEAAWCLTNIAAGNPEETKALLPALPLLIAHLGEKSSSPVAEQCAWALGNVAGEGEELRNVLLAQGALLPLARMMLPNKGSTVRTAAWALSNLIKGPEPKAATELIRVDGVLDAIVRHLKKADDELATEVAWVVVYLSALSNVATSLLVKSDVLQLLVHRLATSNNLQLLIPVLRSLGNLIAADSHTIYVILTPGQEITDNIIKALVKCMNSEHRVLKKEAAWVLSNIAAGDIEHKRLIYSSEAVPLLLRLLSAAPFDIRKEVAYVLGNLCVAPTKGNAKPDLIFEHLILLVEKGCLPGFIDLVRSADIEAARLGLQFIELVLRGMPNGKGPKLVEEEDGIEAMERFQFHENEQLRTMANTLVDKYFGEDYGLHDQ; encoded by the exons ATGGCGGATTCTACTACCAGAAGCCCTATTAAGTCCTCAG TTGGGACTGTTGCGGGTACCAGGAGACGGCAACAGGCGGTGGCGATTGGCAAAGAAAGAAGGGAGTCTCTTGTGCGTGCCAAGAGGCTCTGTAGGGTCCCCGTTGGCGGCAGTGGCGACGGGGACGGCGATGGCCAAGCTCCCCTTGATAGTGACATGATTATTGATGAAGAGCAATCTATTTTGGACTCTCAAACTTCCCTTGCCGTCGAAAAGCTGAAATCTTCTGTTGCTTTTCA GGGGAAGGGTGCAATGCAGAAAAGAGTGGTTGCCCTGCAAGAATTAAGGCGACTGCTGTCAAGGTCTGAATTTCCGCCTGTTGAGTCTGCTATTAAAGCCGGCGTGGTACCTGCACTTGTGCAGTGTCTTTCGTTTGGGTCTCCAGATGAACAG TTGCTGGAGGCGGCTTGGTGTCTTACAAATATTGCTGCAGGGAATCCTGAAGAAACAAAAGCTTTGTTGCCTGCCTTACCTTTGCTTATTGCTCATCTTGGGG AAAAGAGCTCATCACCTGTTGCCGAACAGTGTGCTTGGGCTCTTGGAAATGTAGCTGGTGAAGGCGAAGAGTTGAGGAATGTTCTGCTTGCTCAAGGGGCTTTACTACCTCTTGCAAGAATGATGCTACCAAACAAAGGTTCAACTGTTAGAACAGCTGCCTGGGCTTTGTCTAACCTCATCAAG GGTCCAGAACCGAAAGCTGCAACTGAACTCATTCGTGTTGATGGAGTATTGGATGCAATCGTTCGACACTTGAAGAAAGC GGATGATGAATTAGCAACTGAAGTAGCATGGGTAGTTGTGTATCTGTCGGCACTTTCGAATGTAGCTACGAGTCTGCTGGTGAAGAGTGACGTGCTTCAATTGCTAGTACACAGATTGGCAACATCAAATAACTTGCAATTACTGATTCCA GTTTTGCGAAGTTTAGGTAATCTCATTGCTGCTGATTCCCATACAATTTATGTTATTCTGACACCTGGACAAGAAATTACAG ATAATATCATAAAAGCCCTGGTAAAATGTATGAATAGCGAACACAGGGTCTTAAAGAAG GAAGCAGCCTGGGTGCTATCTAATATAGCCGCTGGTGACATTGAGCACAAGCGGTTGATATATTCAAGCGAGGCGGTGCCTTTGCTGCTGCGTCTTCTTTCTGCCGCTCCATTTGATATAAGAAAGGAGGTTGCTTATGTATTGGGGAACCTTTGTGTCGCGCCTACTAAAGGTAATGCGAAGCCGGATCTGATCTTTGAGCACCTGATTTTGTTGGTCGAAAAAGGATGCTTGCCAGGTTTTATTGATTTGGTTAGATCTGCTGATATTGAAGCTGCTAGGCTTGGACTCCAATTCATAGAGCTG GTCCTGAGAGGGATGCCAAATGGCAAGGGCCCAAAGcttgtagaagaagaagatgggatTGAAGCAATGGAAAGATTTCAGTTTCATGAAAATGAACAACTGAGAACTATGGCAAATACCCTTGTTGACAAGTACTTTGGAGAGGACTATGGCCTTCATGACCAGTAA